The following are encoded together in the Pseudomonas sediminis genome:
- a CDS encoding oxidoreductase, with protein MYLTPQHILIAGATGLTGEHLLDRLLSEPTVARVLAPTRRPLAAHPNLENPVGDLQALLPQLSGQVDTAFCCLGSTIKQAGSQEAFRAVDHDLVLAFARRARELGARHLVVISALGANAGSTVFYNRIKGETEQALKAMDWPQLTIARPSLLLGARHEFRLGERLAAPLLRWLPGKYRGIDACALARALWRLALEEEDGVRVIESSDLRRLGR; from the coding sequence ATGTACCTGACCCCACAGCACATTCTTATCGCCGGTGCCACCGGACTCACCGGTGAGCACCTGCTCGATCGTCTGCTCAGCGAGCCGACGGTCGCCCGCGTGCTGGCACCGACACGTCGACCATTGGCCGCCCATCCGAATCTGGAAAACCCGGTGGGTGACCTGCAGGCGCTACTGCCGCAACTGTCCGGCCAGGTCGATACCGCCTTCTGCTGCCTGGGCAGTACCATCAAACAGGCCGGCTCGCAGGAGGCCTTTCGCGCTGTCGACCACGATCTCGTACTGGCTTTCGCCCGCCGCGCCCGCGAGCTCGGCGCACGGCACCTGGTGGTGATCAGCGCGCTGGGCGCCAACGCCGGATCAACAGTGTTCTACAACCGCATCAAGGGCGAAACCGAGCAAGCACTGAAAGCCATGGACTGGCCGCAACTGACCATCGCCCGCCCATCGCTCCTGCTCGGAGCACGCCATGAATTTCGTCTCGGCGAGCGCCTCGCGGCTCCCCTGCTGCGCTGGCTGCCGGGCAAGTACCGTGGCATCGACGCCTGTGCCCTGGCTCGCGCCCTCTGGCGCCTGGCTCTGGAAGAGGAAGACGGCGTGCGCGTGATAGAGTCCTCCGACCTGCGCCGCCTGGGGCGCTGA
- a CDS encoding DUF5629 family protein — protein sequence MKPTSLIEALQDADMLEIDGLYAWQFDLDTELLAQISAGSAGSDSAAKPLLQVHCIDGRERRLWKFSLASVQAARYSEADDSWLIEGSEVSHTLKCFAAYRGDNDEDDEGQDEA from the coding sequence ATGAAACCGACAAGCCTGATCGAGGCCCTGCAAGACGCCGACATGCTGGAGATCGACGGTCTGTATGCCTGGCAGTTCGACCTCGACACCGAACTGCTGGCACAGATCAGCGCCGGCTCGGCGGGCAGCGACAGCGCCGCCAAACCGCTGCTGCAGGTGCACTGCATCGATGGTCGCGAGCGCCGCCTGTGGAAGTTCTCTCTGGCTTCGGTACAGGCTGCGCGCTATAGCGAAGCGGACGACAGTTGGTTGATCGAAGGCAGCGAAGTCAGTCATACCCTCAAATGCTTTGCCGCCTATCGCGGCGACAACGATGAGGACGATGAGGGGCAGGACGAAGCCTGA
- a CDS encoding class I SAM-dependent methyltransferase produces MGLYDRHILPHLIDFACGMGAVMKARSQLVPQARGRVLEIGIGSGLNLSFYDPQRVEAVVGVDPSAEMQALARERAARCQVPVEMIALELGQIQAADASFDDIVCTFTLCTIPDAIAALREMRRVLKPGGRLLFCEHGLAPDLPVVRWQKRLTPLWKPLAGGCHLDRDIPALIGAGGFHIRELSTGYLKGPRPMTHVYRGWAD; encoded by the coding sequence ATGGGCCTCTATGACCGCCATATCCTGCCGCACCTGATCGATTTCGCCTGCGGCATGGGCGCGGTGATGAAGGCGCGCTCGCAACTCGTGCCACAGGCGCGCGGTCGCGTGCTGGAAATCGGCATCGGCAGCGGACTCAACCTGAGTTTCTACGACCCACAGCGGGTCGAGGCGGTGGTTGGCGTCGATCCGTCCGCGGAAATGCAGGCTCTGGCCCGCGAACGCGCCGCACGCTGCCAGGTGCCGGTGGAAATGATCGCCCTGGAGCTGGGGCAGATTCAGGCGGCGGATGCCAGCTTCGATGACATCGTCTGCACCTTCACCCTGTGCACCATCCCCGATGCCATCGCCGCCCTGCGCGAAATGCGCCGCGTACTCAAGCCTGGCGGGCGTCTGCTGTTCTGCGAACACGGTCTGGCGCCGGATCTGCCGGTGGTGCGCTGGCAAAAGCGCCTGACGCCGCTGTGGAAACCGCTGGCCGGCGGCTGCCATCTGGATCGCGACATACCCGCGCTGATAGGAGCCGGCGGCTTTCATATCCGCGAACTGAGCACCGGCTATCTCAAGGGGCCAAGGCCCATGACCCACGTCTATCGCGGCTGGGCCGACTGA
- a CDS encoding response regulator transcription factor, with protein MQQLVYVVDDDQGMLDSTLWLLESVGLKGVPFTSGRAFLEACDPTANACVLLDVRMPGMGGLNVQEEMRVRGIDLPVIFVSGHADVPIVVRAFKAGAVDFIEKPYNEQLLLDSVQQALDRRPARPRRDARLAEVQARLDQLTPRERDVLLPLVRGYTNREVAEQLDISVKTVDLYRSRVMKRMQAETLPELVGMVIAAGLVDPLALRSGAVSS; from the coding sequence ATGCAACAACTGGTTTACGTGGTCGATGACGACCAGGGCATGCTCGATTCGACGCTCTGGCTGCTGGAGTCGGTAGGCCTCAAGGGCGTGCCGTTCACCAGTGGTCGGGCCTTTCTCGAGGCTTGCGACCCGACTGCCAATGCCTGCGTGCTGCTCGATGTGCGCATGCCCGGCATGGGGGGGCTGAATGTGCAGGAGGAGATGCGCGTGCGTGGCATCGACCTGCCAGTGATCTTCGTCAGCGGCCATGCCGACGTGCCCATCGTCGTGCGCGCGTTCAAGGCCGGCGCGGTGGACTTCATCGAGAAGCCCTACAACGAGCAGTTACTGCTCGATAGCGTGCAGCAGGCGTTGGATCGTCGTCCGGCCCGTCCGCGGCGCGATGCGCGCCTGGCCGAGGTGCAGGCGCGGCTCGATCAGCTCACCCCGCGTGAGCGCGATGTGCTGCTGCCGCTGGTGCGCGGCTACACCAACCGCGAAGTGGCCGAGCAGCTCGATATCAGCGTGAAGACCGTCGACCTCTATCGCTCACGGGTGATGAAACGCATGCAGGCTGAGACGCTGCCGGAGCTGGTAGGTATGGTTATCGCCGCCGGGTTGGTCGATCCGCTGGCGTTGCGTTCCGGCGCGGTAAGCAGTTAG